From a single Tachypleus tridentatus isolate NWPU-2018 chromosome 6, ASM421037v1, whole genome shotgun sequence genomic region:
- the LOC143251442 gene encoding adenosine receptor A2a-like produces MGVISLGLIVNNSLKEMSLSDEGRTENETVNECFHITFNVSTPVIVFVDLSVAMIAVLGNSLILVVVYRFRWLRTITNMFVVSLAAADLLVGLNVPFYVLFYFDLPLVCNKYSCLFRYWFAIYASGCSMLCLVGVAVDRYVAILHPLSYHRIMKSRCVSGYIAVVWVYMGVISSLPLIGIGETFDSTRECDLYYLHTSTYALTVVAFHVLLTLTITTVLHCIIFREAWKQSRAMATIEINSRVRKEARTTRTMAMVLGACLLGFLPYLIVISIRYLNGTCQEVLGFLKRCFVCLYFGKSAVNPIIYGWKNRDIRDAFKKLLCGEESAVR; encoded by the coding sequence ATGGGTGTAATAAGTCTCGGTCTTATtgttaataacagtttaaaagaaATGTCGCTGAGTGACGAAGGAAGGACAGAAAATGAAACAGTCAACGAATGTTTTCATATAACGTTTAACGTAAGTACGCCCGTCATCGTCTTCGTCGACCTAAGCGTGGCCATGATTGCTGTTTTGGGAAATTCACTAATCTTAGTTGTGGTTTATCGGTTTCGTTGGTTACGCACAATTACTAATATGTTCGTCGTAAGCCTAGCTGCAGCTGATCTGTTGGTTGGACTCAACGTGCCCTTCTACGTACTCTTTTATTTTGATTTGCCGCTGGTGTGCAATAAATACAGTTGTCTTTTTCGGTACTGGTTCGCAATCTACGCCTCGGGTTGTTCGATGCTATGTCTTGTGGGGGTGGCTGTCGATCGATACGTCGCCATTTTACATCCGTTGTCGTATCATCGCATCATGAAATCTCGCTGTGTCTCGGGTTATATTGCCGTCGTATGGGTGTACATGGGGGTCATCAGTTCGCTCCCCTTGATTGGTATCGGAGAAACCTTCGACTCAACCAGAGAGTGCGATTTGTACTACCTGCACACGAGTACCTACGCTTTAACAGTTGTAGCATTTCACGTTCTTCTAACCCTAACTATCACTACCGTCCTACATTGCATCATCTTTCGCGAGGCCTGGAAACAGTCACGAGCTATGGCCACTATAGAAATAAACAGTCGTGTCCGCAAGGAGGCGCGTACAACACGAACTATGGCGATGGTCCTCGGTGCTTGTTTACTGGGGTTTCTGCCTTATTTAATTGTCATCAGTATACGTTATCTGAACGGCACTTGCCAAGAGGTTTTGGGTTTTCTAAAGCGATGTTTTGTCTGCTTGTATTTTGGCAAATCAGCAGTTAACCCTATTATATACGGGTGGAAAAACAGGGACATTAGGGATGCTTTTAAAAAACTGCTTTGCGGCGAAGAGTCGgctgtaagataa